Proteins encoded together in one bacterium window:
- a CDS encoding aminopeptidase: MADPRVDRLARVLVHYSMKVRKGDLVRIGGPAIAAPHIAAAYREVLQAGGHPTVRCTIDGLDEIFLKLASDEQLRFLSELDRREVEVLNCELRYLGAYNTRALTRIPPERMRIRREATREIMTRFMERAARHELRWCLTQAPVHADAQEAEMSLSDYEDFVYKAGHVDKDDPVAEWQRVEREQAAVAQRIGKVKTIRIVAPDTDLTVGVGGRTWISAAGEHNFPDGEVFTGPVENATNGTVRFTFPAIYGGREVTGIRLTFQDGRVTDATADKGEEFLRSMLDIDAGARVLGEFAFGLNYDIQQFTRNILFDEKIGGTLHMALGAAYPDTGGKNQSGLHWDMILDLRAGGCEAFADGEVVYRNGRFLS, translated from the coding sequence ATGGCAGATCCCAGGGTCGACCGGCTGGCTCGTGTGCTCGTCCACTACTCCATGAAGGTGCGGAAAGGCGATCTCGTCCGGATCGGCGGCCCCGCGATCGCCGCGCCGCACATCGCCGCCGCCTATCGTGAAGTGCTGCAGGCCGGCGGGCACCCGACGGTGCGCTGCACGATCGATGGCCTCGATGAGATCTTTCTCAAGCTCGCGAGCGACGAGCAGCTGCGGTTCCTCTCGGAGCTGGACCGCCGCGAGGTCGAGGTCCTCAACTGCGAGCTCCGGTACCTCGGTGCCTACAACACCCGGGCGCTCACGCGCATTCCGCCCGAGCGGATGCGGATCCGCCGCGAGGCGACGCGCGAGATCATGACGCGCTTCATGGAGCGGGCCGCCAGGCACGAGCTGCGCTGGTGCCTGACCCAGGCCCCGGTGCACGCCGACGCGCAGGAAGCCGAGATGTCCCTCAGCGACTACGAGGATTTCGTCTACAAGGCCGGCCACGTCGACAAGGACGACCCCGTCGCCGAGTGGCAGCGCGTGGAGCGCGAGCAGGCCGCGGTCGCGCAGCGGATCGGGAAGGTCAAGACGATCCGCATCGTGGCCCCCGACACCGACCTGACGGTCGGGGTCGGGGGCCGGACGTGGATCAGCGCGGCCGGCGAGCACAACTTCCCCGACGGTGAGGTCTTCACCGGCCCCGTCGAGAACGCCACCAACGGCACCGTGCGGTTCACGTTCCCGGCGATCTACGGCGGCCGCGAAGTGACCGGCATCCGCCTCACCTTCCAGGACGGCCGGGTCACCGACGCCACCGCCGACAAGGGCGAAGAGTTCCTCCGCTCCATGCTCGACATCGACGCCGGCGCGCGCGTCCTGGGCGAGTTCGCCTTCGGTCTCAACTACGACATCCAGCAGTTCACGCGGAACATCCTGTTCGACGAGAAGATCGGCGGGACGCTCCACATGGCGCTCGGCGCGGCCTATCCGGACACCGGCGGCAAGAACCAGTCCGGGCTGCACTGGGACATGATCCTCGACCTGCGCGCCGGCGGCTGTGAGGCCTTCGCGGACGGTGAAGTCGTCTATCGGAACGGCCGCTTCCTAAGCTAA
- a CDS encoding 3-oxoacyl-ACP reductase family protein, whose translation MELDGLVAVVTGAGRGLGQAIAERFAAEGARVALWDVDAAAANAAAARLDPDGGRATAARVDVTDEAAVDREVSETVARFGRLDVLVNNAGISRHRPLAEMTVEMFEAVMRVNVTGTFICCRAVVPVMRKQGRGKIVNVASLAARTGRPGVAVNYAASKGAVISLTQTLARELGPAGIYVNAVAPGPILTDQTRQYAPDVFAAWNAGRAVGRDGTSADVADAAVYLASGRSDWVTGVTLDVNGGILIR comes from the coding sequence GTGGAACTGGACGGCCTGGTCGCGGTCGTGACCGGCGCGGGCCGGGGCCTCGGGCAGGCGATCGCGGAGCGGTTCGCCGCCGAAGGGGCGCGCGTGGCGCTGTGGGACGTCGACGCGGCCGCCGCGAACGCGGCGGCCGCGCGGCTTGACCCCGACGGCGGCCGGGCGACCGCGGCGCGCGTGGACGTGACCGACGAGGCCGCGGTGGACCGGGAGGTCTCCGAGACGGTCGCCCGCTTCGGCCGCCTCGACGTCCTGGTCAACAACGCCGGCATCTCCCGCCACCGCCCGCTCGCCGAGATGACCGTGGAGATGTTCGAGGCGGTCATGCGGGTGAACGTCACCGGGACCTTTATCTGCTGCCGGGCCGTGGTGCCCGTCATGAGGAAGCAGGGCCGCGGCAAGATCGTCAACGTCGCCTCCCTCGCCGCGCGAACCGGCCGCCCCGGCGTCGCGGTCAACTACGCCGCTTCAAAAGGCGCCGTGATCTCGCTGACGCAGACGCTGGCGCGGGAGCTCGGGCCCGCGGGCATCTACGTCAACGCGGTCGCCCCCGGGCCGATCCTGACCGACCAGACGCGGCAGTACGCGCCGGACGTGTTCGCGGCGTGGAACGCGGGACGGGCGGTCGGGCGGGACGGCACGTCGGCGGACGTCGCCGACGCGGCCGTCTACCTCGCGTCCGGCCGGTCGGACTGGGTGACGGGCGTCACCCTGGACGTGAACGGCGGGATCCTGATCCGCTGA
- the trxB gene encoding thioredoxin-disulfide reductase encodes MTDETRDDAHNVVILGSGAAGLTAAIYAARAALRPIVVGGSQHGGQLTLTSDVENFPGFEHAIQGPDLMEAMRKQAERFQVEFINGDATSVDFRRRPFQVVAGDETLLARAVIIATGAGTNWLGLANEQRLVGHGVSSCAPCDAFFFRGKEVAVVGGGDSAMEEALFLAKFATKVTIVHRRDAFRASKIMIDRALRSEKIGVRWNTVVEDVLGDGEVKGVLLRDTVSGRGEEFRTDGLFVAIGHHPNTELFRGQIELDANGYIVLDHHSMTSVDGVFAAGDCHDHRYRQAITAAGYGCMAAMDAEKYIEARHG; translated from the coding sequence GTGACGGATGAGACGCGCGACGACGCCCACAATGTCGTAATCTTAGGCTCCGGCGCCGCCGGCCTGACCGCGGCGATCTACGCGGCGCGGGCGGCCCTCCGGCCGATCGTGGTCGGGGGCAGCCAGCACGGCGGACAGCTCACGCTGACCTCCGACGTCGAGAACTTCCCCGGCTTCGAGCACGCCATCCAGGGCCCCGACCTCATGGAGGCGATGCGGAAGCAGGCGGAGCGATTCCAGGTCGAGTTCATCAACGGCGACGCGACGTCGGTGGACTTCCGCCGCCGGCCGTTTCAGGTCGTCGCCGGGGACGAGACGCTGCTCGCCCGCGCGGTGATCATCGCGACCGGCGCGGGCACCAACTGGCTCGGCCTGGCGAACGAGCAGCGCCTCGTCGGCCACGGGGTCTCGTCCTGCGCGCCGTGCGACGCGTTCTTCTTCCGCGGCAAGGAGGTCGCCGTCGTCGGCGGCGGAGACTCCGCGATGGAAGAAGCCCTCTTTCTCGCGAAGTTTGCGACCAAGGTGACGATCGTCCACCGCCGGGACGCCTTCCGCGCCAGCAAGATCATGATCGACCGGGCGCTGCGCAGCGAGAAGATCGGCGTCCGCTGGAACACCGTGGTCGAGGACGTGCTCGGCGACGGCGAGGTCAAGGGCGTGCTCCTGCGCGACACCGTCTCGGGCCGCGGGGAGGAGTTCCGGACGGACGGCCTGTTCGTCGCGATCGGCCATCATCCCAACACGGAGCTGTTCCGCGGCCAGATCGAGCTGGACGCGAACGGCTACATCGTGCTGGACCATCACTCGATGACGAGCGTCGACGGGGTGTTCGCGGCGGGCGACTGCCACGACCACCGCTACCGCCAGGCGATCACCGCCGCGGGCTACGGCTGCATGGCCGCGATGGACGCGGAGAAGTACATCGAGGCGCGCCACGGATGA
- the pyk gene encoding pyruvate kinase, protein MPETRQTLERLRRTKIVATLGPASEAEPVLRRLIAAGMDVARLNFSHGTRAEHGRTIRLLRRLARETGAPLAILQDLQGPKIRVGQLASPIDLKDGTAVTLTTRRTDGAGRIPVPFAGLGRAVRRGSHILMKDGTIELVVTGRRGGEILCRVVRGGTLGAHQGVNLPGVRIRSRALTPKDIGDLKYGLQHGVDAVALSFVRTAGDIRHARRVLRRLGRAVPLVAKLEKAEAITNLGEIVAEADAVMVARGDLGVELPAERVPLLQKRIIRRANARGIPVITATQMLESMVRAERPTRAETSDVANAVLDGTDAVMLSAETAAGRYPVQAVEEMARIARAVEDGAGPAGYMSRPGGSAEGAGPGRTGPRRLARPSVPYAIGGATQALTEDLAVVLVVAITTTGRTARLLSQRRLTAPVLACTEDEGVARSLALWWGVVPLVVPFQPTTEAMIGLLDREIVRRRLARKGDAVVVVGSVPVIGRGRTNFVQVHRLGFARAR, encoded by the coding sequence ATGCCCGAGACCCGCCAGACCCTCGAACGCCTCAGACGGACCAAGATCGTCGCGACGCTCGGCCCGGCGAGCGAGGCCGAGCCCGTGCTGCGCCGCCTCATCGCGGCGGGGATGGACGTCGCCCGGCTCAACTTCTCGCACGGCACCCGCGCGGAGCACGGCCGCACGATCCGGCTGCTGCGCCGGCTCGCGCGGGAGACGGGGGCGCCGCTGGCGATCTTGCAAGACCTGCAGGGCCCGAAGATCCGCGTCGGGCAGCTTGCATCGCCGATCGACCTCAAGGACGGGACCGCGGTCACGCTGACCACGAGACGGACGGACGGCGCGGGGCGGATTCCGGTGCCGTTTGCCGGCCTCGGCCGCGCCGTCCGCCGGGGATCGCACATCTTAATGAAGGACGGCACGATCGAGCTGGTCGTGACGGGCCGGCGGGGCGGCGAGATCCTCTGCCGCGTGGTCCGCGGCGGAACGCTCGGGGCCCACCAGGGCGTCAACCTCCCCGGCGTGCGGATCCGGTCCCGGGCGCTCACCCCAAAGGATATCGGCGATCTCAAGTACGGCCTGCAGCACGGCGTGGACGCGGTCGCGCTCAGCTTCGTGCGCACCGCGGGAGACATCCGCCACGCGCGGCGGGTGCTGCGCCGGCTCGGCCGGGCGGTGCCGCTCGTCGCGAAGCTCGAGAAGGCGGAGGCCATCACGAATCTCGGCGAGATCGTCGCGGAAGCCGACGCGGTCATGGTGGCGCGCGGCGATCTTGGGGTGGAACTGCCGGCCGAACGGGTCCCGCTCTTGCAGAAGCGGATCATCCGCCGGGCGAACGCGCGCGGGATCCCGGTGATCACGGCGACGCAGATGCTGGAGTCGATGGTGCGCGCGGAGCGGCCGACGCGCGCGGAAACCTCCGACGTCGCGAACGCCGTTCTCGACGGCACGGACGCGGTCATGCTGTCGGCGGAAACCGCCGCCGGCCGGTATCCGGTGCAGGCCGTCGAGGAGATGGCCCGGATCGCCCGGGCGGTGGAAGACGGCGCGGGCCCGGCCGGTTATATGAGCAGACCGGGGGGCTCCGCCGAGGGCGCCGGGCCCGGCCGCACCGGACCGCGGCGGCTCGCCCGGCCGAGCGTGCCCTACGCGATCGGAGGGGCGACGCAGGCGCTCACGGAGGACCTCGCCGTCGTGCTCGTCGTCGCGATCACGACCACCGGCCGGACGGCGCGCCTGCTCTCACAGCGGCGCCTCACCGCCCCGGTCCTCGCGTGTACGGAAGACGAGGGGGTCGCGCGGAGCCTCGCGCTGTGGTGGGGGGTCGTGCCGCTCGTGGTCCCGTTTCAGCCGACGACCGAGGCGATGATCGGCCTGCTCGACCGCGAGATCGTCCGCCGGCGCCTCGCGCGGAAAGGCGACGCCGTCGTGGTCGTCGGCTCGGTCCCCGTGATCGGACGCGGGCGCACCAACTTCGTGCAGGTCCACCGGCTCGGGTTCGCGCGGGCGCGGTGA
- a CDS encoding MTH1187 family thiamine-binding protein: MAISVTPVGTGSTGVGEFVATALGVIERSGLRYELNAMYTVVEGDLATLMALVPEIHAALFASGARRLSTVIKIDDRRDAPSTIEAKVRSVRARMARP; encoded by the coding sequence ATGGCGATCAGCGTGACCCCGGTCGGGACGGGCTCCACGGGCGTCGGCGAATTCGTCGCCACAGCGCTCGGGGTGATCGAGCGGAGCGGGCTGCGCTACGAATTGAACGCCATGTACACGGTCGTCGAGGGCGACCTCGCCACCCTGATGGCGCTCGTCCCCGAGATTCACGCCGCGCTCTTCGCGAGCGGCGCCCGGCGCCTTTCGACCGTGATCAAGATCGACGACCGGCGCGACGCGCCGTCCACGATCGAAGCCAAGGTGCGCTCGGTGCGGGCCCGAATGGCACGGCCATGA
- a CDS encoding DMT family transporter yields MTAAALGLVLAGAFVHALWNLIAKRVQAGAAFVCLFSLVAVCVYFPLAVAIVLWQRPHIGPVQLIFIGGTAVLHTGYFLALQQGYRLGDLSLVYPLARGTGPMLTTAAAMAFFGERPGPIALAGTALIGGGIVLLTTGPDAWRRPNARHAAAYALFTGLFIAGYSLWDKRAVTTYAIPPVVLDWGDNVGRAAILAPVALARGAGLPDVWRRYRREIILVGTLSPMPYILVLSAMVFTPVSYVAPAREISILVGALMGTRLLGEGDAGRRLVAAGAMVAGLAALAVG; encoded by the coding sequence GTGACCGCCGCGGCGCTGGGACTGGTGCTCGCCGGCGCGTTCGTCCACGCGCTGTGGAATCTGATCGCGAAACGCGTGCAGGCCGGCGCGGCGTTCGTCTGCCTGTTCTCGCTGGTCGCGGTGTGCGTCTACTTTCCGCTCGCCGTGGCGATCGTGCTCTGGCAGCGGCCCCACATCGGTCCTGTTCAGCTGATCTTCATCGGCGGCACGGCCGTGCTGCACACCGGCTACTTTTTGGCGCTGCAGCAAGGCTACCGGCTCGGCGACCTCTCGCTCGTCTACCCGCTCGCCCGCGGCACCGGCCCGATGCTGACGACCGCGGCGGCGATGGCCTTCTTCGGGGAACGGCCGGGACCGATCGCCCTCGCCGGCACCGCTCTCATCGGCGGCGGCATCGTTCTCTTGACGACGGGGCCGGACGCGTGGCGCCGGCCGAACGCCCGTCACGCGGCGGCCTACGCGCTCTTCACCGGGCTGTTCATCGCGGGGTATTCGCTGTGGGACAAGCGCGCGGTCACGACGTACGCGATCCCGCCGGTCGTGCTGGACTGGGGCGACAACGTCGGGCGCGCGGCGATCTTGGCGCCGGTCGCGCTCGCGCGCGGCGCCGGGCTCCCGGACGTCTGGCGGCGCTACCGCCGCGAGATCATCCTGGTCGGCACGCTGAGCCCGATGCCGTACATTCTCGTCCTGAGCGCGATGGTCTTCACCCCCGTGAGCTACGTCGCGCCGGCGCGAGAGATCAGCATCCTCGTCGGCGCGCTCATGGGGACGCGTCTGCTCGGCGAGGGCGACGCCGGGAGACGGCTCGTCGCGGCCGGGGCGATGGTCGCGGGACTGGCGGCGCTCGCGGTGGGGTAG
- a CDS encoding polysaccharide deacetylase family protein, with protein MTRGLRARLLTAAGLLVAPVTYTLGAQFVSGTLARGVVKRGPRRRQVALTFDDGPDPAYTPRMLDALGEAGVRAAFFLVGRHVEAAPEVARAIASGGHDLGNHTYSHRHFWTLAPGPSRDEVDRGASAIADATGQAPRYFRPPWGTFNWAAYARAGQIGETRVLWSVRPEGWLAPAPAGRMTAFVVARAHPGAIVDLHDRGGHPSTPAETCAALPAMIAGLRDRGFEVVPLRELLAAEP; from the coding sequence GTGACCCGCGGCCTGCGCGCGCGACTGCTCACCGCGGCCGGACTGCTCGTCGCGCCGGTCACCTACACGCTCGGCGCGCAGTTCGTCTCCGGCACGCTTGCGCGCGGAGTCGTGAAGCGCGGCCCGCGCCGCCGGCAGGTCGCGCTCACGTTCGACGACGGACCAGATCCCGCGTACACGCCGCGCATGCTCGACGCCCTCGGCGAGGCCGGTGTGCGGGCGGCGTTCTTCCTCGTGGGCCGGCACGTCGAGGCGGCTCCGGAGGTCGCCCGCGCCATCGCCTCAGGCGGCCACGACCTCGGCAACCACACCTACAGCCACCGCCACTTCTGGACGCTCGCGCCGGGTCCGTCGCGGGACGAGGTCGACCGCGGCGCCTCGGCGATCGCCGACGCGACCGGACAGGCGCCCCGATACTTTCGCCCGCCGTGGGGCACGTTCAACTGGGCCGCCTACGCGCGCGCCGGACAGATCGGCGAAACACGCGTGCTCTGGTCGGTGCGCCCGGAGGGGTGGCTCGCGCCGGCGCCCGCCGGCCGGATGACGGCATTCGTCGTCGCGCGTGCGCACCCCGGCGCGATCGTGGACCTGCACGACCGCGGCGGGCATCCGTCGACGCCCGCGGAGACCTGCGCGGCGCTGCCGGCTATGATCGCAGGGCTCAGAGACCGCGGCTTCGAGGTGGTGCCGCTCCGGGAGCTGCTGGCCGCCGAACCGTGA
- a CDS encoding MFS transporter has translation MTDRSETGLLAVTIALVELVHGALLFVLLPTMLTVRFGWAMGTTGAAVSTYFFTEVALKLLAGWMVDRIGTRKMLLWGFWIYAASFAWLILATHTWEIFAALAAMGAGASPLWPAALTRLTRGAAPQVGGKLGRVFSTWFLGGGLGVGIATLVSRAQHPISLQLFILPLLAAALLALRIRPEPSEIHPTARAAPGRALAAMLRSLVMLAASLVPQIIAAGLLIPIVVPYLEFYRGLDERQLLMLLLLGPGMGLALMTHAGHLGDRLGWRRTYALALGSVAVLLLLIPLCGSNLWLLAADFAGIGIGYAFVLPAWNSILVRLLPQDVRGAGLGFAMTIEGMGGVIGPLIGGLLWEWTSPSSPFFLSGGLLLIAAAASTRWRVDPAERVEA, from the coding sequence GTGACCGACCGCAGCGAAACCGGTCTACTGGCCGTTACCATTGCGCTCGTCGAGTTGGTACACGGTGCGCTCTTGTTCGTGCTGCTTCCCACCATGCTCACCGTCCGGTTCGGATGGGCGATGGGCACGACGGGCGCGGCCGTCTCCACGTACTTCTTCACCGAGGTCGCGCTCAAGCTGCTGGCCGGCTGGATGGTCGACCGGATCGGCACCCGCAAGATGCTGCTGTGGGGCTTCTGGATCTACGCCGCCTCGTTCGCGTGGCTGATCCTCGCCACCCACACCTGGGAGATCTTCGCGGCGCTCGCGGCGATGGGCGCCGGCGCCTCGCCCCTGTGGCCCGCGGCGCTGACCCGGCTCACGCGCGGCGCGGCCCCGCAGGTCGGCGGCAAGCTCGGACGCGTCTTCTCCACGTGGTTCCTCGGCGGCGGGCTGGGCGTCGGCATCGCGACGCTCGTCAGCCGCGCGCAGCACCCGATCTCGCTGCAGCTGTTCATTCTGCCGCTCCTTGCCGCGGCGCTGCTCGCGCTGCGCATCCGGCCGGAGCCCTCCGAGATCCATCCGACCGCCCGCGCGGCGCCGGGCCGCGCGCTGGCGGCGATGCTGCGGTCGCTCGTCATGCTCGCGGCGAGCCTCGTCCCGCAGATCATCGCCGCGGGTCTCCTGATCCCGATCGTCGTCCCCTACCTGGAGTTCTACCGCGGCCTCGACGAGCGCCAGCTGCTGATGCTGCTCCTGCTCGGGCCGGGGATGGGCCTCGCGCTCATGACGCACGCCGGGCACCTCGGCGACCGCCTCGGCTGGCGACGCACCTACGCGCTCGCGCTCGGCAGCGTCGCCGTGCTGCTGCTGCTGATCCCCCTCTGCGGCTCCAACCTGTGGCTGCTCGCGGCCGACTTCGCCGGGATCGGCATCGGCTACGCGTTCGTCCTGCCCGCCTGGAACAGCATCCTCGTGCGCCTCCTGCCCCAAGACGTGCGCGGCGCCGGCCTGGGGTTCGCGATGACGATCGAAGGCATGGGCGGCGTGATCGGACCGCTGATCGGCGGCCTCTTGTGGGAGTGGACCAGCCCTTCATCGCCGTTCTTTTTGAGCGGCGGCCTGCTGCTGATCGCCGCGGCCGCCTCCACCCGCTGGCGCGTCGACCCCGCCGAACGCGTCGAAGCGTAG
- a CDS encoding glycosyltransferase — protein MRLAILSCNYGGGHKRVAETVAAEWTARTGGRAEIVDYFARFVHPVFDALTKFSYIQSVRRAPGLYGLFYRLTGEIRPDSATQKFINRMGMDRLERYLAEESPDAVCCVHCTPAGTMSDLRLAGRTAVPCLTVITDYVTHSQWIHPAVDRYCVPNDSVRDGLAARGVPAGRIVVSGLPVERKFLRPLDRGALRRQYGLTSDAPVVLVMAGAYAMLGGVLDVTRALAQLARPIQVLVVCGYDRRLEDQVRARAAGSPHPFHVVGYVDTVEELMTVSDVLVTKAGGVTVAEALVKRLPMLIYRPIPGQEEGNTRFLLEHGAALAPRTPAQLVAFLDQLLGDPARLRAMAEAAGSLGRPDAAEIVITELAGLPSLQGAPATTSLTIPLPAR, from the coding sequence ATGCGGCTCGCAATTCTGTCCTGCAACTACGGCGGGGGGCACAAGCGCGTGGCCGAGACCGTCGCGGCCGAGTGGACCGCGCGTACCGGCGGCCGCGCCGAGATCGTCGACTACTTCGCCCGCTTCGTCCACCCCGTCTTCGACGCGCTGACCAAGTTCTCGTACATCCAGAGCGTGCGCCGCGCGCCGGGCCTCTACGGCCTGTTCTACCGGCTCACCGGCGAGATCCGGCCCGACTCCGCGACGCAGAAGTTCATCAACCGGATGGGCATGGACCGGCTCGAGCGCTACCTCGCGGAGGAATCGCCGGACGCCGTTTGCTGCGTGCACTGCACGCCGGCGGGCACGATGTCCGACCTCCGGCTCGCCGGCCGCACCGCGGTCCCGTGCCTCACCGTGATCACGGACTACGTCACCCACAGCCAGTGGATCCATCCCGCGGTCGACCGCTACTGCGTGCCCAACGACAGCGTGCGCGACGGCCTGGCGGCGCGCGGCGTCCCGGCCGGCCGCATCGTCGTCTCGGGCCTGCCGGTCGAGCGCAAGTTCCTCCGGCCTCTCGACCGCGGCGCGCTGCGGCGGCAGTACGGGCTCACATCGGACGCGCCTGTGGTCCTCGTCATGGCCGGCGCCTACGCGATGCTCGGCGGCGTCCTCGACGTGACGCGCGCGCTCGCGCAGTTGGCGCGGCCGATCCAGGTGCTCGTGGTGTGCGGCTACGACCGGCGCCTCGAGGACCAGGTGCGCGCCCGTGCGGCCGGCTCGCCGCACCCGTTCCACGTCGTCGGCTACGTGGACACGGTGGAAGAGCTGATGACCGTCAGCGACGTCCTCGTCACGAAGGCCGGCGGCGTCACGGTCGCCGAGGCGCTCGTGAAGCGGCTGCCGATGCTGATCTACCGGCCGATTCCCGGCCAGGAGGAAGGCAACACGCGCTTCCTGCTGGAGCACGGCGCCGCGCTCGCGCCGCGCACCCCCGCGCAGCTGGTGGCGTTCCTCGATCAACTGCTCGGCGATCCGGCGCGCCTCCGCGCGATGGCGGAGGCCGCGGGGTCGCTCGGACGGCCGGACGCCGCGGAGATCGTCATCACCGAGCTCGCCGGCCTGCCCTCGCTTCAGGGCGCACCCGCCACAACGTCCCTCACCATACCGCTCCCGGCCCGGTGA
- a CDS encoding diacylglycerol kinase family protein: MALTLIVANLRSGGGRARDALPLVTNALRRAGREYDLIVTPNADSTASLLAAALRSDEQDVEQVVALGGDGTINGAVNGLVSSGTDVPLGIVACGTGNETVRSLGLPKNPRTAIQTLLRGRVCPIDVGVVNGRYFLNTFGLGADVEVVKMTNTLRSRYRFARNRSVYYVAALMLLSSGFEPFGVDVEAGARSFSGRALMIAVANGRIYGERLLALPSPSLTDGLLDVYLLQEFATRRFRKTARLLRRLPVPELSVQRCSQVTIHLDQRREAQVDGSLAGAASSFTLSLLPARLSVIHPAPPALTATPVFTTVPAGSLAGRA; encoded by the coding sequence ATGGCTCTGACGCTGATTGTGGCCAACCTTCGGTCCGGCGGCGGACGCGCGCGCGACGCGCTGCCGCTCGTCACGAACGCGCTTCGGCGCGCCGGCCGCGAGTACGATCTCATCGTCACCCCGAACGCCGACTCGACGGCGTCCCTGCTGGCGGCCGCGCTGCGGTCCGACGAGCAGGACGTCGAGCAGGTCGTGGCGCTCGGCGGCGACGGCACGATCAACGGGGCGGTAAACGGCCTCGTGTCGAGCGGCACCGACGTCCCGCTCGGGATCGTCGCCTGCGGCACCGGCAACGAGACGGTCCGCTCGCTCGGGCTGCCGAAGAACCCCCGCACGGCGATCCAGACGCTGCTCCGCGGGCGCGTGTGTCCGATCGACGTGGGCGTCGTGAACGGGAGATATTTCCTCAACACGTTCGGGCTCGGCGCGGACGTCGAAGTGGTCAAGATGACGAACACGCTGCGCTCGCGCTACCGCTTCGCCCGCAACCGCTCCGTGTACTACGTCGCCGCGCTCATGCTGCTGTCGTCCGGCTTCGAGCCATTCGGCGTGGACGTCGAGGCCGGCGCGCGCTCCTTCAGCGGACGCGCGCTCATGATCGCGGTCGCCAACGGGCGCATCTACGGCGAACGCCTCTTGGCGCTGCCGTCGCCGAGCCTCACCGACGGGCTCCTGGACGTGTACCTGCTGCAAGAATTCGCGACGCGCCGGTTTCGCAAGACCGCGCGCCTTCTGCGGCGGCTTCCCGTGCCGGAGCTCAGCGTGCAGCGCTGCTCGCAGGTCACGATCCACCTCGACCAGCGCCGCGAGGCACAGGTCGACGGCAGCCTGGCCGGCGCGGCGAGCAGCTTCACGCTGTCGCTGCTGCCGGCGCGTCTTTCGGTGATCCACCCCGCACCGCCGGCGCTCACCGCCACCCCCGTCTTCACAACCGTGCCGGCCGGGAGCCTGGCAGGGCGCGCGTAG